The Terriglobus roseus sequence GCGCAACTACGGCTGTGCAGCATCTGCAACAATGTCACCGACGTCGATCCCTGCACCTACTGCACATCGCCCACGCGCACGCACTCGACGGTCTGCGTCGTCGAAGAACCGACCAGCATTGCGTCCATCGAAAAGACGCGCGGCTACAACGGTATCTATCACGTGCTCCACGGCACACTCTCACCGCTCAACGGCGTAGGACCAGAGCAACTGCGCACTGCCAATCTCTTCAGCCGCCTCGGCGAGATCGAGGAGATCATCCTCGCCCTCTCACCCACCGTAGAAGGTGAAGCGACGGCGCACTGGCTCGCGAACCAACTCCATCATGCCAGCGCCGATCATCCACTCCGTATCACGCGCATCGCAACCGGAGTGCCCGCCGGCAGCGATATTGAATACGCGGATGAAATAACGATGAGTCGCGCGATGGAAGGCCGTCGCGAGGTTTAGTTTTTCGGGAATACCCGCAGATCGCCTCCAGTCATCTCCTTCGGCAGATCAAGTCCGAGCATCGCAAGCATCGTCGGCGACAGGTCTCGCAGCGACCCACCTTCGCGCAGGCTGAACTTCTTACCCTGATCCGTAATTGCGATCAGCGGCACCGGATTCGTCGTGTGAGCAGTATGCGGGCCACCGGTGACGGGGTCGATCAGCATCTCGGCATTGCCGTGATCTGCGGTGATCAGCCACGATCCACCGTTGCGCTTCAGGGATGCGTAGATCTCACCAAGGCAGGCATCGACTGTCTCCACTCCTTTGATGGTCGGCTCCATCTTGCCGCTGTGGCCAACCATGTCGGCATTGGCAAAGTTCACGACGACCACGTCAAACGCGGTGTCATCGATTGCCTTCTTCACAACATCGCAGATTCCACGCGCACTCATCTCAGGAGCCAGGTCATACGTAGCAACCTTCTGCGACTGGACCACCTCACGCTCTTCGCCGCTGAAGGGCTTCTCGATCCCGCCGTTGAAGAAGTACGTCACGTGCGCGTACTTCTCTGTCTCGGCCACGCGCAGGTTCCGCAACTCGTTGTTCGCCATCACATTGGCCAGCAGGTTATCCATGCTCTCCGGCAGGATGACCATGGGCAGCGTGAACTTCGGGTCGTACTGTGTCATCGTGATGTAGCGCAAGTTCTTCGGGACGCTGACACGCGGGATCTCAAGATCAAGCTCTTCGGCCTTGGGCAGGTCGCGCGCGTCGGCCTTGGTCAGGCCACCCTCAACGTTGCGCGCGAGAACGCGTGTGATCTGCCGCACGCGGTCACTGCGGTAGTTGAAGCAAATGCACAGGTCTTCATCCTGAATTTTCCCCAGCGGCTTCCCTGCTTCGTCGGTACAGACGAACGGAATCGTGAACTCATCGGTGACGCCGTTGTTGTAGCCCTCGCGGACCTTTGCCGCGGCATCGTGTGTCGAGCCCCCCTCCGCGTTGCCCTTCACCATCGCGTCGAACGCCTTCAGCTCACGCTCCCACTTCAGGTCGCGATCCATTGCGTAATAACGGCCACTGCAGCTGGCCAACTTGCCGACACCGATCTCGCGAATTTGCTGCTGCAGTGCGTCAATGTAGCCAGCACCCGAGGTCGGCATGGTGTCGCGACCGTCGAGGAACGCATGAACGAAGACATCTTTCGCACCAAGCTGCGCACAGAGTTTCAGCAGCGCATACAGGTGACGCTGGTGCGAGTGCACGCCGCCATCGCTCAGTAGTCCCAGGAAATGAACGGAGCGGCCACGTTCCATGGCCGACTTGATGCTGACCACCAGCAGAGGATCGCGGTAGAACTCACCGCTCTCAATCATGGTGTCGATGCGCGTGATGTCCATGCGAACAATGCGGCCTGCGCCCAGGTTCAGGTGACCAACTTCGCTGTTCCCCATCTGCCCGTCGGGCAAACCAACGAAGTGCTCACTGGCGCGGATGATCGTGTTCGGATACTCGCGCAGCAGCTTGTCATACGTCGGTTTGCGAGCCATCGCAATCGCGTTGCCGTGCGTCTCCGCACGGATTCCCCAGCCGTCAAGAATGGTAAGAACGAGTGGCTTGCGACGCGACATACATGACTCCTGACTTCGTTGTAAAGAACGGCCTACTGCAAAGAAGGAGTGGCCTCAGCCACTCCTTCCATCGATTCGTGCGGGCGCGAACTAGTCGCAGTTGATGGATTCGATGCCGAGATACTCCGCGCCCTGACCGAGTTCTTCCTCGATGCGCAGCAGCTGGTTGTACTTGGCAATACGGTCCGTGCGCGATGCCGAGCCAGTCTTGATCTGGCCTGCGTTCGTGGCAACTGCAAGGTCCGCAATGAAGGTATCTTCCGTCTCGCCCGAGCGGTGCGAGATGATCGATGTGTAGCCATAGCGGCGCGCCAGTTCGATCGATTCAAGTGTCTCCGTGACGGTGCCGATCTGGTTGACCTTGATCAGGATCGAGTTGGCGACACCCTTCTCGATACCCTCGCGCAGACGCTTCGTGTTGGTCACGAACAGGTCATCACCAACGAGCTGGCAACGATCGCCGATCTCGTCCGTCAGGATCTTCCAGCCATCCCAGTCATCCTCGGCCAAACCATCTTCGATCGACACGATTGGGTACTGGCGAACCCAGTCAGCCCAGTAGGCTGCCATCTCGGCTGAACTCTTCTCACTCTTGTCGCTCTTCTTGAAGATGTACTTGCCGGCTTCCTTGTTGTAGAACTCGCTGGCTGCAGGATCGAGTGCGAGAACAATGTCCTCACCAGCCTCATAACCGGCCAATTGAATCGATTCAAGAATCAGCTCGAGCGCTTCCTCGTTCGATTTCAGCGATGGTGCAAATCCGCCCTCATCACCCACTGCCGTGTTGTAACCCTTCTTCTTCAAAACGCCCTTCAGCGTATGGAAGACCTCGGTACCCCAGCGCAGCGCATCGCCGAAACTCTCCGCGCCGACCGGCATGATCATGAACTCCTGAAAGTCCACGTTGTTGTCGGCGTGCGCGCCACCATTGAGAATGTTCATCATGGGCGTCGGCAGCAGGCAGGCGTTCACGCCGCCAAGGTAGCGGTACAACGGCATCTTCAGCGCATTGGCCGAGGCACGCGCGCACGCCATGGACACAGCAAGGATCGCGTTCGCGCCCAGATTTGCCTTGTTGGGCGATCCGTCGAGTGCGAGCATGGTCGCGTCGATCAGGCGCTGGTTCGTGGCATCCATGCCTGAAAGCTCGGGAGCAATGGAGCTCTCAACATTCTCAACGGCCTGCAGCACGCCTTTGCCCAGGTAGACTTCCTTGTCGCCATCGCGCAGCTCCACGGCCTCGTGCTCACCGGTGCTGGCACCGCTGGGAACTGCGGCGCGGCCAATGGCGCCGCCTGCAAGGGTCACGTCGGCTTCGACGGTGGGATTGCCGCGGCTATCAAGGATTTCGCGCGCTGTGATGGATACGATCTCGGTCATGTTGCCTTTCCCT is a genomic window containing:
- the recR gene encoding recombination mediator RecR, with product MERFAQPMARLIEELRKLPGVGNKSAQRLAFHILRSPNTDAELLANAIRELKAQLRLCSICNNVTDVDPCTYCTSPTRTHSTVCVVEEPTSIASIEKTRGYNGIYHVLHGTLSPLNGVGPEQLRTANLFSRLGEIEEIILALSPTVEGEATAHWLANQLHHASADHPLRITRIATGVPAGSDIEYADEITMSRAMEGRREV
- the gpmI gene encoding 2,3-bisphosphoglycerate-independent phosphoglycerate mutase, translated to MSRRKPLVLTILDGWGIRAETHGNAIAMARKPTYDKLLREYPNTIIRASEHFVGLPDGQMGNSEVGHLNLGAGRIVRMDITRIDTMIESGEFYRDPLLVVSIKSAMERGRSVHFLGLLSDGGVHSHQRHLYALLKLCAQLGAKDVFVHAFLDGRDTMPTSGAGYIDALQQQIREIGVGKLASCSGRYYAMDRDLKWERELKAFDAMVKGNAEGGSTHDAAAKVREGYNNGVTDEFTIPFVCTDEAGKPLGKIQDEDLCICFNYRSDRVRQITRVLARNVEGGLTKADARDLPKAEELDLEIPRVSVPKNLRYITMTQYDPKFTLPMVILPESMDNLLANVMANNELRNLRVAETEKYAHVTYFFNGGIEKPFSGEEREVVQSQKVATYDLAPEMSARGICDVVKKAIDDTAFDVVVVNFANADMVGHSGKMEPTIKGVETVDACLGEIYASLKRNGGSWLITADHGNAEMLIDPVTGGPHTAHTTNPVPLIAITDQGKKFSLREGGSLRDLSPTMLAMLGLDLPKEMTGGDLRVFPKN
- the eno gene encoding phosphopyruvate hydratase; translation: MTEIVSITAREILDSRGNPTVEADVTLAGGAIGRAAVPSGASTGEHEAVELRDGDKEVYLGKGVLQAVENVESSIAPELSGMDATNQRLIDATMLALDGSPNKANLGANAILAVSMACARASANALKMPLYRYLGGVNACLLPTPMMNILNGGAHADNNVDFQEFMIMPVGAESFGDALRWGTEVFHTLKGVLKKKGYNTAVGDEGGFAPSLKSNEEALELILESIQLAGYEAGEDIVLALDPAASEFYNKEAGKYIFKKSDKSEKSSAEMAAYWADWVRQYPIVSIEDGLAEDDWDGWKILTDEIGDRCQLVGDDLFVTNTKRLREGIEKGVANSILIKVNQIGTVTETLESIELARRYGYTSIISHRSGETEDTFIADLAVATNAGQIKTGSASRTDRIAKYNQLLRIEEELGQGAEYLGIESINCD